One genomic window of Luteitalea pratensis includes the following:
- a CDS encoding PEP-CTERM sorting domain-containing protein, with amino-acid sequence MNGAATCAICPTAVPEPSTFILLGTGTLAVSTARRSA; translated from the coding sequence CTGAACGGCGCCGCAACTTGTGCTATCTGTCCAACAGCTGTTCCGGAGCCCTCCACATTCATCCTCCTTGGCACCGGCACACTGGCCGTGTCGACGGCGAGGCGAAGCGCATGA
- a CDS encoding M12 family metallopeptidase — MSRRWSSASSPQPSSTVRLVANAGHPTAEIMLFDGNFAAVAHAVGVLDVQVAPGLYELQYKAGRSVQEQTVRVRGGTAECIVPVPQLSTRTTALPQRTTDDGRKLMQWVADVSQQVHTAPGQGSELFIFSRLLGKEDPSTHVGIFDVQVKDSNGLVIADFGKDAGWYKEGAGARAHTIAVVPGTYVLSAAAGSLGRLEQAVHAVAGWQTQVLLTPTDYGTEGFKGADLRRGAVLMSLQGRGCSIDASAVDWVEAAKVALFARTPAAPIAALRDAVAEADAVPQSEGTSVDRLLAEKFTNPMLGILGGHLLLLEAKVDIDLLQKVVRNLERLVPGHPDVAALRYAAGWQGDAAFPMPPMLRSSWQLVIDKSVEHPGIIPMDSYSARIATLTWGGGAWLVWKAPPAETRPVRAARSMASGKSSVAFGADRGKQIAEVIDKLGKLLPRHHADRYITALARRLDLDASETRVLRYLASAARQSQLASELSPLSPSNLSGRLYSSAYGWVTGRHLPDANQVLEWAKDARDQFLLDSSMVKALGIPQSAVTTAVDRLSTLLKGEIPMAPKVCFDRILPKDLNKVRPSAPIAGARTRAAFEIAKLWDVGKTLRVRFMSGTPEQKDIVKQFAPQWAEHANIKLVFGNDQNSEIRITFDENDGAWSYIGTDCASIPVGQPTMNLGWQDEGVVLHEFGHAIGLIHEHQNPEGGIKWNKPAVIADLSGSPNFWDAATIEHNMFDTYDQDQINGTSLDKKSIMLYAIPQSWTTDGFSSKPNEKLSEVDKKFAHNQCNYPFQGPRKQPCT, encoded by the coding sequence ATGTCGCGCCGCTGGTCTTCGGCATCGTCGCCGCAGCCGTCGTCTACGGTCCGACTCGTCGCCAACGCCGGCCACCCGACGGCCGAGATCATGCTGTTCGATGGTAACTTCGCCGCGGTTGCGCACGCCGTCGGCGTGCTCGACGTGCAGGTGGCGCCAGGGTTGTACGAGTTGCAATACAAGGCGGGCCGCAGCGTGCAGGAGCAGACCGTGCGCGTCCGCGGGGGGACTGCCGAGTGCATCGTTCCCGTTCCTCAGCTTTCGACCCGCACGACGGCATTGCCGCAGCGCACAACAGACGATGGACGCAAGCTGATGCAATGGGTTGCCGACGTCAGTCAGCAGGTGCACACGGCACCGGGCCAGGGCTCGGAACTGTTCATCTTCTCGCGACTGCTCGGCAAGGAAGACCCCTCCACGCACGTCGGCATCTTCGACGTCCAGGTGAAGGACAGCAACGGGCTCGTCATCGCAGATTTCGGGAAGGACGCGGGCTGGTACAAGGAAGGCGCCGGCGCGCGCGCCCACACCATTGCCGTTGTACCAGGCACTTACGTCCTCAGCGCCGCGGCAGGCTCGCTCGGGCGCCTCGAGCAAGCCGTTCACGCCGTCGCAGGATGGCAGACGCAGGTGCTGCTGACGCCCACCGATTACGGCACCGAGGGCTTCAAGGGCGCAGACCTCCGGCGAGGCGCGGTGCTGATGTCGCTGCAGGGCAGGGGCTGTAGCATCGACGCGTCGGCTGTCGACTGGGTCGAGGCTGCAAAAGTGGCGCTCTTCGCGCGCACTCCCGCCGCGCCGATTGCCGCCCTGCGCGACGCAGTCGCTGAAGCCGACGCCGTGCCTCAGTCAGAAGGGACCTCGGTGGACAGACTGCTCGCCGAGAAGTTCACCAACCCGATGCTGGGCATCCTCGGTGGTCACCTCCTCCTGTTAGAGGCAAAGGTGGACATCGATCTACTGCAGAAGGTCGTCAGGAACCTCGAGCGGTTGGTGCCCGGCCATCCCGACGTGGCTGCGCTCCGATACGCGGCCGGCTGGCAAGGCGACGCCGCATTCCCCATGCCGCCCATGCTTCGATCGAGCTGGCAACTGGTCATCGACAAGTCGGTCGAACATCCGGGAATCATTCCGATGGATTCGTACTCCGCGCGCATCGCCACGCTCACGTGGGGCGGCGGCGCATGGCTGGTGTGGAAAGCACCTCCCGCAGAAACGAGGCCGGTCCGTGCGGCGAGATCGATGGCGTCAGGCAAGAGCTCGGTGGCATTCGGCGCCGATCGCGGCAAGCAGATCGCAGAGGTCATAGACAAGCTCGGGAAGTTGCTTCCGCGACACCACGCCGACCGCTACATCACGGCTCTCGCCAGGCGCCTCGATCTGGACGCATCGGAGACGCGCGTGCTCCGCTATCTCGCGTCCGCCGCGCGCCAGTCGCAGCTCGCTTCTGAGCTGTCGCCGTTGTCACCTTCGAATCTGTCAGGGCGGCTGTACAGTTCCGCATACGGCTGGGTGACGGGCCGTCATCTTCCCGACGCCAACCAGGTGCTCGAGTGGGCAAAGGACGCGCGGGATCAGTTCCTGCTCGACTCATCCATGGTGAAGGCGCTCGGGATTCCCCAAAGCGCGGTCACAACCGCAGTCGACCGGCTGTCGACACTACTCAAAGGAGAAATTCCCATGGCGCCCAAAGTCTGCTTCGATCGCATTCTGCCGAAAGACCTCAACAAGGTTCGTCCATCGGCGCCCATTGCCGGTGCGCGGACACGTGCAGCCTTCGAGATCGCGAAGCTCTGGGATGTCGGCAAGACGCTTCGCGTGCGATTCATGAGCGGCACACCAGAGCAGAAGGACATCGTCAAGCAATTCGCGCCACAGTGGGCCGAACACGCCAACATCAAGCTCGTGTTCGGTAACGACCAGAACTCGGAGATCAGGATCACGTTCGACGAGAACGATGGCGCCTGGTCGTACATAGGTACTGACTGCGCCAGCATTCCAGTCGGGCAACCGACGATGAACCTCGGATGGCAGGACGAGGGTGTGGTGCTGCACGAGTTCGGACACGCCATCGGTCTCATCCATGAACACCAGAACCCCGAGGGCGGCATCAAGTGGAATAAGCCGGCAGTGATCGCCGATCTCAGCGGGTCACCGAATTTCTGGGATGCGGCCACGATCGAGCACAACATGTTCGACACGTACGACCAGGATCAGATCAACGGCACGTCGCTGGACAAGAAGTCGATAATGCTGTACGCCATTCCCCAGAGCTGGACGACGGACGGCTTCAGCTCGAAGCCGAACGAGAAGCTCTCGGAGGTGGACAAGAAGTTCGCGCACAATCAGTGCAACTATCCATTCCAGGGGCCGCGCAAGCAGCCGTGCACCTAG
- a CDS encoding DUF1036 domain-containing protein, with amino-acid sequence MALEFQNLYRNPVWIALVYGDNGCGPTRFRKQGWWAVNPGQSRKLWDVDLRRVNRNASFYAQEFKNSGGATWDGTGNRWYRIRDVAFSQCYDDNTGCNQQPNFVGLDFQNADNGQHAFNGMVVTLGPSPGQVRRIGSVRID; translated from the coding sequence ATGGCCCTCGAGTTCCAGAATCTGTACCGCAACCCGGTATGGATCGCACTTGTATACGGTGACAATGGCTGCGGCCCCACGCGATTCCGGAAACAGGGCTGGTGGGCGGTCAATCCGGGCCAATCCCGCAAGCTGTGGGACGTCGATCTGCGCCGCGTGAACCGGAATGCGTCGTTCTACGCCCAGGAGTTCAAGAACTCGGGTGGAGCGACCTGGGACGGCACCGGGAACCGCTGGTATCGCATTCGTGATGTCGCGTTCAGCCAGTGCTACGACGACAACACGGGCTGCAACCAGCAACCGAACTTCGTCGGGCTCGACTTCCAGAACGCCGACAACGGCCAGCACGCCTTCAACGGCATGGTCGTAACGTTGGGGCCGTCGCCCGGGCAGGTCAGGAGGATCGGTTCGGTGCGCATCGACTGA
- a CDS encoding SUMF1/EgtB/PvdO family nonheme iron enzyme codes for MAGVRTRPRQSGRRDIVVLPDAIGNVWEWCLGKSTFSRSMIGGSYLRGHAPELRGGGYLDDLSQIRPFLNSQQLQDGVQTSHTDVGFRIAVALEARTIPSEVLQRLATCEMSFRDCWVLDERSSRK; via the coding sequence CTGGCGGGTGTACGAACGCGGCCTCGTCAGTCGGGGCGACGTGACATTGTGGTCCTCCCGGACGCCATCGGTAACGTGTGGGAATGGTGTCTTGGTAAGAGCACGTTCTCTCGCTCAATGATAGGGGGGTCGTACCTGAGAGGTCACGCACCCGAACTGAGAGGGGGAGGCTATTTGGATGACTTGTCACAAATTCGCCCCTTCCTTAATTCCCAGCAGCTTCAGGACGGAGTCCAAACAAGCCACACGGACGTGGGCTTCAGAATCGCGGTCGCATTGGAGGCTCGAACCATTCCGTCGGAAGTCCTACAGAGACTTGCCACCTGCGAGATGTCCTTCCGCGACTGCTGGGTACTCGACGAACGCTCCTCACGGAAATAA
- a CDS encoding nuclear transport factor 2 family protein, whose amino-acid sequence MKHKALALALMLAVTVPAYGQTSEKKPAPAAKPADASAELMKIEHEILAALLKKDTATFGKHFNDDAVLTTPDGAVQTKAQLLGDVKSGALVLEASTISDMKVKVHGNAAVVTYISTDKGKYNGQDISGRFRWTDVFVRQGGAWQLVAGQGTPIQAPAK is encoded by the coding sequence ATGAAGCACAAGGCCCTCGCCCTCGCGCTGATGCTGGCAGTCACGGTGCCCGCGTACGGGCAGACATCGGAGAAGAAGCCGGCGCCGGCAGCGAAGCCCGCTGACGCCAGCGCCGAGCTGATGAAGATCGAACACGAGATACTCGCGGCCTTGCTCAAGAAAGACACCGCGACGTTCGGCAAGCACTTCAATGACGACGCGGTGTTGACGACGCCCGACGGCGCGGTGCAGACGAAGGCACAGTTGCTGGGCGACGTGAAGTCAGGGGCGCTCGTGCTCGAGGCCTCCACCATCTCCGACATGAAGGTGAAGGTCCATGGCAACGCCGCCGTGGTTACATACATCTCGACCGACAAAGGCAAGTACAACGGGCAGGACATCAGCGGCCGCTTCCGCTGGACCGACGTCTTCGTGCGTCAAGGCGGCGCCTGGCAGCTCGTCGCTGGTCAGGGCACGCCTATCCAGGCACCGGCGAAGTAG
- a CDS encoding M12 family metallopeptidase gives MATETCTIKTVPTDQLVAAASNAIEVNPANATVPQALQRALPDEVIPPDHLAILTAKYWGSAGVKLTVGFLDNPPADLRARIVSHMNAWSATANVQFVETAVNPQVRIARTAGDGYWSYLGTDVKLIAAGQPTMNLASFTMATADSEFHRVVRHEAGHTLGFPHEHKRTEIVNRIDREKAIAHFMATQGWSREKVIAQVLTPLDTSALIATATADPNSIMCYWLPASIMKDGVAVNGGPDINALDAQFAASVYPRFANWQLLDNNPSTGAIAADGAALYQMHKNGRIWKYTGTPLTGWQELDNNPATKKIAVANGNLYQLHNNGRIWKYVSPPMTGWQEIDNNPATVDIVATSGDLYQLHNNGRIWKYTGVPHTGWQELDNNPATRRIAAAGGQLYQLHSNGRIWKYVGPPMTGWQELDNNPATTSILASDGDLYQMHGNGRIWKYTGVPHTGWQELDNNPRTRQIAAGGGRLYQIHTGGAIWKYVGPPLTGWQQIDGNGASTSIAASGNSLYQLHNTGLIWRYTG, from the coding sequence ATGGCTACGGAGACATGCACGATCAAGACGGTGCCCACTGATCAGTTGGTTGCAGCCGCCAGCAATGCCATCGAGGTAAATCCCGCCAATGCCACTGTCCCCCAGGCGCTGCAGCGAGCGCTGCCGGACGAGGTGATTCCGCCGGACCATCTGGCGATCCTGACGGCAAAGTACTGGGGATCGGCGGGTGTGAAGCTGACCGTCGGCTTCCTCGACAATCCTCCGGCCGATCTGCGCGCCCGTATCGTCAGCCACATGAATGCGTGGAGTGCCACGGCGAACGTCCAGTTCGTCGAGACGGCCGTCAACCCGCAAGTCCGCATTGCCAGGACGGCCGGGGACGGCTATTGGTCGTACCTGGGCACCGACGTCAAGCTGATTGCCGCCGGCCAGCCGACGATGAACCTGGCATCGTTCACCATGGCCACGGCCGACTCGGAGTTCCACCGCGTGGTGCGTCATGAAGCCGGCCATACGCTCGGCTTCCCGCACGAGCACAAGCGCACGGAGATCGTCAACCGCATCGATCGCGAGAAGGCTATCGCCCACTTCATGGCGACACAGGGATGGTCGCGCGAGAAGGTGATCGCGCAGGTCCTGACGCCGCTCGACACGTCGGCCCTGATCGCCACCGCCACCGCCGACCCCAACTCCATCATGTGCTATTGGCTGCCGGCGTCGATCATGAAAGACGGAGTTGCCGTGAACGGCGGCCCCGATATCAACGCGCTCGATGCGCAGTTCGCGGCCTCGGTGTACCCGAGGTTCGCCAACTGGCAACTGCTGGACAACAATCCCTCGACCGGCGCGATCGCCGCCGATGGAGCGGCGCTGTACCAGATGCACAAGAATGGCCGCATCTGGAAATACACCGGCACGCCGCTGACCGGATGGCAGGAGCTGGACAACAATCCGGCGACCAAGAAGATCGCAGTCGCAAACGGCAATCTCTACCAACTGCACAACAACGGCCGGATCTGGAAGTACGTCAGTCCACCGATGACAGGGTGGCAGGAGATCGACAACAACCCGGCGACAGTGGACATCGTGGCAACCAGCGGAGATCTTTATCAGCTGCACAACAATGGTCGCATCTGGAAGTACACCGGCGTGCCGCACACCGGCTGGCAGGAACTGGACAACAATCCGGCGACGAGACGGATCGCCGCAGCAGGCGGCCAGCTCTATCAGCTCCACAGCAACGGCCGGATCTGGAAATACGTCGGCCCACCGATGACCGGTTGGCAGGAGTTGGACAACAATCCGGCGACCACGAGCATCCTGGCCTCGGACGGCGACCTCTATCAAATGCATGGCAACGGTCGCATCTGGAAGTACACCGGCGTTCCGCACACGGGCTGGCAGGAATTGGACAATAACCCGAGGACGCGGCAGATCGCCGCCGGCGGCGGGCGTCTATACCAGATCCACACTGGCGGAGCCATCTGGAAGTACGTCGGACCACCGCTGACAGGCTGGCAGCAGATTGACGGCAACGGCGCATCGACCAGCATCGCCGCGTCAGGTAACAGCCTGTATCAGCTGCACAACACCGGGTTGATCTGGCGATACACCGGATAG
- a CDS encoding caspase family protein — MNDYAVVVGINNYPAFDRLEGPVKDAQAFRNWLVEHGSVPPENIREVYSPNVVSADVPPALTQPAIEAVNVHFRELADLTRRNFQKLPRVGRRLYIYLAGHGITPRVTSNSLDSAALLMANADHGSTGLHLAGPAYAEWFRQSHAFEEVILFMDCCRNALDDIEQAPVPFSPVKGGDPTKVKTLNVLATQWDAPSFEQPLGSPPESRGVFTYALLEVLRSGAGQTNGTLTALGLKGALQLSISKLREGDVPQFPRFNLGNLDDIVLFESGTGTTLPKVTIEWNQTFHGKAGDVRDGNDSPLTPPVRVTASATRTEVSLKPGLYSVRFSDGTEALLKVRPGLSNDVQEAGRVTVE, encoded by the coding sequence ATGAACGATTACGCAGTGGTGGTCGGCATCAACAATTATCCGGCCTTCGATCGATTGGAAGGCCCCGTGAAAGACGCGCAGGCCTTTCGCAACTGGCTTGTTGAGCACGGAAGCGTGCCTCCCGAAAACATTCGGGAGGTGTATTCGCCGAATGTCGTGTCGGCGGATGTTCCGCCGGCACTCACCCAGCCGGCCATCGAGGCGGTCAACGTACACTTCAGGGAGCTGGCCGATCTTACCCGCCGGAATTTTCAGAAGCTCCCGCGCGTCGGGCGGCGCCTCTACATTTACCTGGCTGGACACGGCATCACCCCTCGCGTTACCAGCAACAGTCTGGACAGTGCGGCGCTGCTGATGGCTAACGCCGACCACGGCAGCACCGGGCTGCACCTGGCGGGGCCGGCGTACGCGGAGTGGTTCAGGCAGTCGCATGCCTTCGAAGAGGTCATCCTGTTCATGGATTGCTGCCGCAATGCATTGGACGACATCGAACAGGCGCCGGTCCCGTTCTCGCCCGTGAAGGGCGGCGATCCGACGAAAGTCAAGACGTTGAACGTGTTGGCGACGCAGTGGGACGCGCCGTCGTTCGAGCAGCCGCTGGGCTCGCCACCGGAATCCCGCGGCGTGTTCACCTACGCACTGCTCGAGGTGCTGCGCAGCGGGGCCGGTCAGACCAACGGCACGCTCACGGCGCTTGGTCTGAAAGGCGCCCTGCAGCTCTCGATCTCAAAGCTGCGCGAAGGGGACGTGCCGCAGTTCCCGCGATTCAACCTCGGCAACCTCGACGACATCGTGCTGTTCGAGAGCGGGACCGGTACGACGCTGCCGAAGGTCACGATCGAGTGGAACCAGACGTTCCACGGCAAGGCCGGCGACGTGCGTGACGGCAATGACAGTCCGCTAACGCCGCCCGTGCGCGTGACCGCGTCCGCCACCAGGACGGAGGTGTCGCTGAAGCCCGGTTTGTACAGCGTGCGTTTCAGCGACGGCACTGAGGCTCTGTTGAAAGTTCGCCCGGGCTTGTCGAACGACGTGCAAGAGGCCGGACGAGTCACCGTGGAGTAG
- a CDS encoding di-heme-cytochrome C peroxidase, whose translation MGRRLFSALSRVARSAPLTICVLAPVAGACTQPAPALRTPRASAVPQAGFLNHWRKGADAQGLARTWYFTTQGSHLLDFDVFMSIAGPSDGTLFSARQSLEAYGFLYADDYQELGGREKETLDLPIGVVKDRRGEGYTPLEKHAKDLTQEYVGLTCAACHTGDLKFKGERFLVHAGQANFDYERFISDLNAAVSKASHDPKGTGYLERMAAKGVDEVKATRRLAAAQARMDGLRERGQVPQGREAGPGRLDAVGHILNEVFGHQYGSSNDPSRPYDPAGSDRASIKPIQVPVSVPPVWNAARLQCVQTNCLTSNSLTRNVGEVLGVFGDSETYKDSSGRWRVRSTAKVKNLYALEEALDWVESPRWSPKFPAVDENLALAGAKAFVTYCQGCHAQPYLAKFSAQWDTVGENWGGTEDPSDLDNHFVSESYLGRTRYGWRVTKVPFDKVGTDDQFIKAHAGSRYTLNPRATEILDGKMRDGILATVRERVGGPAALLAARIAELEGRDVTLAGQAIVNAQFDKLRKTQLTPGNDLRRTDGSVMTLMLLAGSTASAVDSYFLDAYSDRQTAASDRDKFAFFRARPQPPTLAQMKVYRARPLNGIAFTSPYGHNGAWPTLESVLFPETRPESFWVGHNEFDPRAVGVDVKKGEAICGAANRPPTCFKLITSVRRSGVDDNGNSRSGHAGAAHFQGREPSPEEKRAILEYLKSI comes from the coding sequence ATGGGTCGCCGTCTCTTCTCAGCCCTCTCTCGGGTCGCACGATCAGCGCCTCTCACCATCTGTGTCCTGGCACCGGTAGCGGGTGCATGCACGCAGCCCGCGCCAGCGCTCCGGACACCACGCGCGTCTGCCGTACCACAGGCGGGATTTCTCAACCACTGGAGAAAGGGCGCGGATGCGCAGGGACTCGCCCGGACGTGGTACTTCACCACGCAGGGCTCACACCTGCTCGACTTCGACGTGTTCATGTCGATTGCCGGACCGTCGGATGGCACGCTCTTTTCCGCAAGGCAGAGTCTCGAGGCCTACGGCTTTCTCTACGCGGACGACTACCAGGAGCTGGGCGGCCGCGAGAAAGAGACCCTGGACCTGCCCATCGGCGTCGTGAAGGACAGGCGCGGCGAGGGTTATACGCCGCTCGAGAAGCACGCGAAGGACCTGACCCAAGAGTACGTCGGCCTGACGTGCGCCGCGTGTCACACGGGCGACCTGAAGTTCAAGGGCGAACGTTTTCTCGTCCACGCCGGGCAAGCGAACTTCGATTACGAGCGGTTCATCTCGGACCTGAACGCGGCGGTCTCCAAGGCCTCCCACGATCCAAAGGGAACCGGGTACCTCGAGCGGATGGCGGCGAAAGGTGTGGACGAAGTGAAGGCGACCAGGCGCCTGGCCGCCGCCCAGGCGCGCATGGACGGCTTGCGCGAGCGCGGGCAGGTGCCACAAGGTCGGGAGGCGGGGCCCGGTCGCCTGGACGCCGTTGGCCACATCCTGAACGAAGTGTTCGGGCACCAGTACGGCAGTTCGAATGACCCTTCGCGGCCTTACGATCCGGCCGGAAGTGACCGGGCCAGCATCAAGCCCATCCAGGTGCCGGTGAGCGTGCCACCGGTGTGGAACGCGGCGCGCTTGCAGTGCGTACAAACGAACTGTCTGACATCGAACTCTCTCACGCGCAACGTGGGCGAAGTCCTCGGTGTGTTCGGCGACTCGGAAACGTACAAGGACTCCTCAGGGCGATGGCGGGTCCGCTCGACAGCCAAGGTCAAGAATCTGTATGCGCTCGAGGAGGCTCTCGACTGGGTCGAGAGTCCCAGGTGGTCGCCGAAGTTCCCAGCCGTGGACGAAAACCTTGCCCTTGCGGGCGCGAAAGCGTTCGTCACCTACTGCCAGGGGTGTCACGCGCAGCCGTATCTCGCCAAGTTCAGCGCGCAGTGGGACACCGTCGGCGAGAACTGGGGCGGCACGGAAGATCCGAGTGACCTTGATAACCACTTCGTTTCGGAGAGCTACCTCGGTCGGACTCGATACGGATGGCGGGTCACCAAGGTGCCGTTCGACAAGGTGGGTACGGACGACCAGTTCATCAAGGCTCACGCGGGTTCCCGCTACACGCTCAATCCACGGGCGACCGAGATCCTCGATGGCAAAATGCGCGATGGGATTCTCGCGACCGTCCGCGAAAGGGTCGGAGGCCCGGCGGCGTTGCTTGCTGCCCGGATCGCCGAGCTCGAGGGCCGCGACGTGACGTTGGCTGGACAAGCGATCGTGAACGCGCAATTCGACAAACTCAGGAAGACTCAACTCACTCCGGGCAACGATCTGCGCCGGACGGACGGCTCGGTGATGACCTTGATGCTCCTCGCGGGGTCGACTGCCAGCGCCGTGGACTCCTACTTCCTCGACGCGTACTCGGATCGGCAGACCGCGGCAAGCGATCGTGACAAGTTCGCCTTCTTCCGAGCACGGCCGCAGCCGCCGACGCTGGCGCAGATGAAGGTCTACCGGGCTCGGCCGCTCAACGGCATCGCGTTCACCTCACCCTATGGCCACAACGGCGCCTGGCCCACCCTCGAATCGGTCCTGTTCCCCGAGACACGGCCCGAGAGTTTCTGGGTGGGCCACAATGAGTTCGATCCCCGTGCGGTGGGCGTTGACGTCAAGAAGGGCGAAGCGATCTGCGGCGCGGCGAATCGCCCTCCCACGTGTTTCAAGCTGATCACGTCGGTGCGCCGGTCGGGCGTGGACGACAACGGCAACAGCCGCAGCGGTCACGCCGGCGCCGCGCATTTCCAAGGGCGGGAACCGTCGCCAGAGGAAAAGCGGGCGATCCTCGAATATCTGAAGTCAATCTGA
- a CDS encoding catalase translates to MTRTDWRRHMTLDADAPGPALATVQDDVLFQKLRAAMAAVHQQVGTSVRSQHPKTHGVVQATFRVHDVPEAYRAGIFSTSGSFPAWIRFSNGRESDDRKPDVHGMAIKLLDLLANEGRAGEAAATTQDFVLADHPVFFARDAMHFLRFLGLKRELAAERAKAMQAGSTEAELMALDAAHRVRLGTEFPALGGFFSTATSPLTREYFSQTPYQLVATS, encoded by the coding sequence GTGACGCGCACCGACTGGAGACGACACATGACTCTTGACGCTGACGCTCCGGGCCCGGCCCTGGCCACAGTACAAGACGATGTTCTGTTTCAGAAGCTTCGCGCCGCGATGGCTGCGGTGCACCAGCAGGTCGGCACCAGTGTACGCAGTCAGCATCCCAAGACGCACGGCGTCGTGCAGGCGACATTCCGTGTGCACGATGTGCCTGAGGCATATCGGGCTGGAATTTTCAGCACGTCCGGTTCCTTCCCGGCGTGGATTCGCTTCTCGAACGGCAGGGAATCGGACGACCGCAAGCCTGACGTTCACGGCATGGCGATCAAACTGCTGGACTTGCTGGCCAACGAAGGCAGGGCCGGGGAGGCAGCCGCGACCACACAGGACTTCGTGTTGGCGGACCATCCCGTCTTCTTCGCCCGGGACGCGATGCACTTCCTCCGATTCCTGGGCTTGAAAAGGGAGCTTGCCGCCGAGCGAGCCAAGGCAATGCAGGCCGGCAGCACCGAGGCAGAACTGATGGCTCTGGACGCGGCGCACAGGGTTCGGCTCGGGACGGAATTCCCGGCGCTGGGCGGCTTTTTCTCCACAGCGACGTCTCCACTGACTCGGGAGTATTTCAGTCAGACGCCATATCAGTTGGTCGCCACGTCGTGA
- a CDS encoding VOC family protein has product MLTNAAFRAAHGFQGPVMIWLNLNSRPDVDQSFERWKDAGATIIAAVQDKPWQLLEFTVADLDGNQLRVFYGFSREFSDRR; this is encoded by the coding sequence TTGCTCACCAATGCGGCGTTCCGTGCCGCCCATGGTTTCCAGGGGCCGGTGATGATCTGGCTCAACCTCAACAGCAGGCCTGACGTCGACCAATCGTTCGAGAGGTGGAAGGACGCCGGCGCAACGATCATCGCGGCCGTCCAAGACAAGCCCTGGCAGCTGCTCGAGTTCACTGTGGCGGACCTCGACGGCAATCAGCTGCGCGTGTTCTACGGCTTCAGCCGCGAGTTTAGCGACCGACGCTGA